Proteins from a genomic interval of Corvus moneduloides isolate bCorMon1 chromosome 6, bCorMon1.pri, whole genome shotgun sequence:
- the DUSP8 gene encoding dual specificity protein phosphatase 8 isoform X2, with amino-acid sequence MPVDVMIAPSEDQFWTDMREGQMKLKIRVRRMKESRDKRGGFATFSSCFPGLCEGKPAAILPMSISQPCLPVANVGPTRILPHLYLGSQKDVLNKDLMTQNGISYVLNASNSCPKPDFICDSHFMRIPVNDNYCEKLLPWLDKSIEFIDKAKVSSCQVIVHCLAGISRSATIAIAYIMKTMGMSSDDAYRFVKDRRPSISPNFNFLGQLLEYERSLKLLKALKSKGDRGEGDTQQDPAEVAEGSRHPLTPTSEKAEDVPRSTGSVSPTSDPERQGGTPKVLSPTTLQQGLNGLHLSSERIQDTNRLKRSFSLDIKSAYSPGLRQDPPGPPGPGEAPKLCKLDSPSGSGSLSPFSPGADSPDRPAGPELLLEAKVRQRRKHRHPAGSPAHGLSLNVGGTCGTRKSPGAEDGLPPRLSQPPTAPGATTATAAWSGVHLESPSTPSGEAGWYFGKDSGSSSGGGGSGGALFPSAGPYPPPFGCGAVAAGCEIRLRDKARAEPRDGRHSWHEEAGAEKQFKRRSCQMEFEETMSEGRAREELGKISKQSSFSGSMEIIEVS; translated from the exons GAGGCTTTGCCACCTTCTCATCCTgcttcccagggctctgtgaGGGGAAGCCAGCTGCCATCCTGCCAATGAGCATCTCCCAGCCGTGCTTGCCTGTGGCCAACGTCGGCCCCACACGCATCCTGCCACATCTCTACCTGGGCTCCCAGAAGGATGTCCTGAACAAG GACTTGATGACACAGAATGGGATAAGCTATGTCCTAAACGCCAGCAACTCCTGTCCCAAGCCAGACTTCATCTGTGATAGTCACTTCATGCGCATTCCTGTCAATGACAACTACTGTGAGAAGCTGCTTCCCTGGCTGGACAAGTCCATTGAATTCATCG ACAAAGCTAAGGTGTCCAGCTGCCAGGTGATTGTGCACTGCTTGGCTGGGATCTCCCGGTCAGCCACCATTGCCATCGCCTACATCATGAAGACCATGGGTATGTCATCAGACGATGCTTACAG GTTCGTTAAGGACCGTCGCCCATCCATCTCGCCCAACTTCAACTTCCTGGGCCAGCTCCTGGAGTACGAGAGGAGCCTGAAGCTCCTCAAGGCCCTGAAGTCAAAGGGTGACCGGGGCGAGGGGGATACGCAGCAGGACCCAGCAGAGGTGGCTGAGGGCAGCCGGCATCCCCTAACACCTACCTCAGAGAAGGCCGAGGATGTGCCGAGGAGCACCGGCTCGGTGTCCCCCACCAGTGACCCCGAGCGGCAGGGCGGGACCCCGAAGGTCCTGTCTCCCAccaccctgcagcagggcctCAATGGCTTGCACCTCTCCTCCGAGCGCATCCAGGACACCAACCGCCTGAAACGCTCCTTCTCCCTGGACATCAAGTCTGCCTACTCCCCCGGCCTGCGGCAGGACCCCCCTGGGCCCCCTGGACCCGGGGAAGCCCCCAAACTCTGCAAGCTGGACAGCCCCTCGGGCTCGGGCAGCCTCAGCCCCTTCTCCCCGGGGGCGGACAGCCCCGACCGGCCCGCGGGGCCCGAGCTCCTGCTGGAGGCCAAGGTGAGGCAGCGGCGGAAGCACCGGCACCCGGCGGGCTCGCCGGCCCACGGGCTCAGCCTCAACGTTGGCGGGACCTGCGGCACACGTAAGAGCCCCGGCGCCGAGGACGGGCTGCCCCCGCGGCTCAGCCAGCCGCCCACGGCGCCCGGCGCCACCACCGCCACCGCTGCCTGGAGCGGGGTGCACCTGGAGTCCCCCAGCACTCCGTCGGGCGAGGCTGGCTGGTACTTCGGCAAGgactctggcagcagcagcggcggcggcggcagcggcggggcccTGTTTCCCAGCGCCGGCCCGTACCCCCCGCCGTTCGGCTGCGGCGCGGTGGCGGCTGGATGCGAGATCAGACTGAGGGACAAGGCGCGGGCCGAGCCGCGGGACGGGCGGCACAGCTGGCATGAGGAGGCCGGCGCCGAGAAGCAGTTCAAGCGGAGGAGCTGCCAGATGGAATTCGAGGAGACCATGTCCGAGGGCAGGGCTCGGGAAGAGCTGGGCAAAATCAGCAAACAGTCCAGCTTTTCGGGCAGCATGGAGATCATCGAGGTGTCCTGA